The sequence CGACAGGCTCTGGTAGCCGAGCATCACGTCGTCCGCACCCGGCACCGCGATGACGAACGCCGCGCCCGCGACACCGAGCAGGGTGAGCAGCGTGTCCATGTCGTCCTGATCGGCCTCGGCGTGATTGGTGTAGCAGACGTCGACGCCCATGGGCAGTCCCAGCAGTTTCCCGCAGAAGTGGTCCTCGAGCCCGGCCCTGATGATCTGCTTTCCGTCGTACAGATATTCCGGTCCGATGAACCCGACCACGGTGTTGACGAGAAGCGGCTCGAGGTCGCGCGCCACGGCATACGCCCGGGCCTCGAGGGTCTGCTGGTCGACGGCCCGGCCGCCCGTACCGAGGTGCGCGCCCGCACTGAGCGCCGAGCCCTGCCCGGTCTCGAGGTACATGACGTTGTCGCCGACGGTGCCGCGCCGCAGCGAGCGGCCCGCTTCGTTGGCTTGCCGCAGAAGCGCGATATCCACACCGAAACTCGAGTTCGCGCCCTGGGTTCCGGCGATGGACTGAAACACGAGGTCGACGGGAACGCCTGACTCGATCAATCCCATGGTGGTGGTGACGTGAGACAGGACGCACGACTGCGCGGGGATGTCGAATCGCTGACGGATGTCGTCCAGCAGATGAAGGAGCTCCGAGGTGGCGTGCGGGGAATCCGTCGCCGGATTGATGCCGATCACCGCGTCTCCGCATCCGAGGAGCAGACCGTCGAGTGTTGCGGCCGCGATCCCGCGCGGGTCGTCGGTGGGATGGTTGGGTTGCAACCGGGTGCCCAGCGTGCCGGGCCGGCCGAGCGTGGTTCGGAACCCCGCGGTGACGTGCACGGCCCGGGCCACAGCGATGAGATCCTGGTTCCGCATGATCTTGCTGACCGCGGCCACCATTTCCGGAGTCAGTCCCGGGCCGACTCGCCGCAGGATCTCGGCCGCATTCTTGCCCGCTGCCACCTCGAGCAGCCAGTCCCGGAATCCGCCGACCGTGAGATGGGAGATCTCACCGAAGGCCACCCGATCGTGCGAGTCGATGATGAGCCGGCTCACCTCGTCGTCCTCGTAGGGCACGACGAGTTCGTCGAGGAAGGTGGTGAGGGAAACGTCGGCGAGGGCCCACTGCGCCGCCGCACGTTCGGCGTCCGAAGACGCGGCACAGCCGGCGAGCTCGTCCCCGCTTCGAAGCGGCGTGGCCTTGGCCAACAGGTCGACGAGGCCGTCGAACGTATATCCGACACCGGCTATCGAGTGCGTGTACATGGTCATCCCAGCTCTTCCTCTGCCTCCGCAAGAGCAGCAAACTCCTCGTCGGGGGAATTGGCAACCAGGTGATGGCGGCTGTACAGGCCGAAGTAGGCCATGAACCCGGCAAAGGCGATCAGCGTCCACAGCGCGGCGACCGGGTCGACGAGGAACGTGGCGATCACCGCAGCGGCCGCGATAACGAGCGCGAAGGAGGTGGTGGCAATTCCGCCCGGGGTGCGGTACGGGCGTGTCATGTCGGGTTCGCGGCGGCGGAGCACGATGTGACTGATCATCATCAGCACGTAGCTGACGGCTGCGCCGAACACCGCCATGTTGAGCAACATGGCACCTTCACCGGTGAGGGAGAGTGCGAAACCGATGACGCCCGGGACGATGAGCGCGAGGGTGGGAGCCTTGCGGGAATTAGTAACCGACAGAGTCTTCGGCAGGTACCCGGCACGCGACAACGCGAAGGTCTGCCGCGAGTACGCGTACATGATCGAGAAGAAGCTTGCGACCAGCCCGGCCAGGCCGATGTAGTTGACCACCTTGGCGGCGGTTCCGTCACCGAGGGCCTCGACGAGTGGATTGCCCGACGTCGCCAGACCCTCGGCGCCCATCGCTCCCGTGGCGAGGAACAGCACAGCCGCCGCCGTGACGAGCAGGACGAGCATGCTGATGATGATTCCGCGCGGTACGTTCTTTTCCGGGTCACGCGCTTCTTCCGCGGCCAGCGGAACACCCTCTACCGCAAGAAAGAACCAGATCGCGAACGGTACCGCAGCCCAGATGCCGAACAGGCCGAACGGCAGGAAGCTCGACGCTCCCACCGCGTCGGTGGGAGCGATGTCCGTCAGATTGCCCGCATCGAACAGCCCGATCGCCGAGATCACGAAGATGACGAGCCCGACGAGGGCAATCGCGGTGATCACGAACATGGCCTTGAGAGCCTCGCCCGCACCCGTCAGGTGGATGCCGATGAAGATGGCGTACACGGCGAGGTACACCCACCAGCCGTCGGTGATCCCGAAGAGCTCGAGCGATTCGACGTAGCTGCCGATGAAGGTGGCAATCGCGGCGGGCGCAATCGCATACTCGATGAGAATGGCCGTGCCGGTGGCGAATCCACCCCACGGACCCAGTGCGCGCCGGGCGAAGGTGTAGCCGCCTCCCGCCGCCGGGAGCGCCGACGACAGCTCCGCCATACCGAGGACCATCGCCAGGTACATGCCCGCGATGACCACACCGGCGATCAGCAGACCACCGAATCCGCCCTCGGCGAGCCCGTTGTTCCACCCCGCATAGTCACCGGAGATCACATAGCTGACTCCGAGGCCGGCGAGAAGCACCCACCCTGCCGATCCTTTTCGGAGGGTGCGCTTTTCGAGATAACTACTGTCCTCGGAGTGATAGTCCACACCATCGTGGTGGTCACCGGTTCCGGAATTCTTGGATGGTTCAACGAGTGACATTCCGTCCCCTACATCGATATGAATGCTGCCGCGGCGCAAGTGCCGAGGCGAACGGTAAGCGTGCTGTGTACACGTCGTGTCAGCGTGGCGTGTCCACGACGTAAAAACCGGAGCCGCGTCACGTGCCCGGGCGGGCGCCGGGCACGGGGCAGGCGTCGACCGCCTCGGCGACGACCTGCGGCTCGGCGGACGGGGCGGGCCTCCAGCCCTGCTCCCACCGCTCACCGACGATGACGTCTTCGGCTGCGAGGCTGGTGTTCTCCTCGGGTGTGAAGGCGCGGGCCCGGCTGAGGAACCGCATCCCTTCCGGGCTTTCGACGCTGAAGCCCGACCCACGACCCGGCACGACGTCGAGTACGAGCTGCGTATGCTTCCACGCCTCGAACTGCGAACCGGAAATCCACACCGGAACCGCGTCGACGCCCTCGGGGCGCGTCGGCAACGTCTCACCGACGCCGAGACGGAGGTCCAGGACGCCGAGCAGCACGTCCCGGTCCCCCACGATGAACTCGCCGTCCGGGTAACACATCGGCGCGGAGCCGTCACAACATCCACCCGACTGATGCATCATCAGCGCGCCGTGGATACCGCCGAGGCGGCGGAGAAGCTCCACCGCCCCGGCGGTTGCCTTCAGGCGCGCGGGCGCCCGAACCGCGTCCATCAGAAGAAGCCCTGAGCCTTCGCGGCGTAGCTGACCAGCAGGTTCTTGGTCTGCTGGTAGTGCTCGAGCATCATCAGGTGGTTCTCACGGCCGATGCCGGACTGCTTGTAGCCACCGAAGGCGGCGTGCGCCGGGTACTGGTGGTACGTGTTGGTCCACACCCGGCCGGCCTGAATGTCACGGCCCGCGCGGTAGGCGACCCCGCCGTCACGCGACCACACACCGGCTCCCAGGCCGTACAGGGTGTCGTTGGCGATCTCGATGGCCTGGTCGTAATCCTTGAACGAGGTGACCGAGACGACGGGCCCGAAGATCTCCTCCTGGAAGATCCGCATCTTGTTCTGGCCGGTGAAGATGGTCGGCTGAACGTAGTATCCGCCCGACAGATCGCCGCCGAGCTCCGCGCGCTCGCCACCGGTGATGACCTTGGCGCCCTCACCCTTGCCGATCTCGATGTAGGACAGGATCTTCTCGAGCTGATCATTGGACGCCTGCGCGCCGATCATCGTGTCGGTGTCGAGCGGGTCACCCTGACGCACGGCCTTGGTGCGAATGGCGGCCATCGCCAGGAACTCGTCGAAGATGTCTTCCTGGATCAGCGAGCGCGACGGGCAGGTGCACACCTCGCCCTGGTTGAGGGCGAACATCGTGAATCCCTCGAGTGCCTTGTCCTGGTAATCGTCGTTGGAGGACAACACATCCGAGAAGAAGATGTTGGGGCTCTTGCCACCCAGCTCGAGGGTGACCGGAATCAGGTTCTGCGAGGCGTACTGCATGATGAGCCGGCCCGTGGTGGTCTCGCCCGTGAACGCGATCTTCCTGATCCGGGGGCTCGACGCCAACGGCTTGCCCGCTTCGACACCGAAGCCGTTGACGATGTTCACCACACCGGCGGGCAGAAGGTCACCGATGATGGAGATCAGGTGCAGGATCGACGCCGGAGTCTGCTCGGCAGGCTTGAGCACTACCGCGTTTCCGGCGGCCAGTGCGGGCGCCAGCTTCCACACGGCCATCAGGATGGGGAAGTTCCAGGGAATGATCTGGCCGACCACGCCGAGCGGCTCGTGGAAGTGGTACGCGACGGTGTCGTTGTCGATCTCCGACAGCGCCCCCTCCTGCGCTCGAATGGCCCCGGCGAAGTAGCGGAAGTGATCCACGGCCAACGGAATGTCCGCGTTCAGGGTCTCGCGGATCGGCTTGCCGTTGTCCCAGGACTCGGCGAGCGCGATGGATTCGAGGTTCTCCTCGATACGGTCGGCGATCTTGTTCAGGATGATCGCGCGCTCGGCCACGGACGTCTTGCCCCAAGCCGGTGCCGCGGCGTGCGCGGCGTCGAGCGCGAGCTCGATGTCCTCGGACGTAGACCGGGCGACCTCACAGAACGGCTGGCCGGTGACGGGTGTCGGATTCTCGAAGTACTGGCCCTTGACGGGCGCAACCCACTGGCCGCCGATCCAGTTGTCGTAACGCGATTGGAAGGACATGACGGCGTCGGGCGAACCCGGGCGGGCATACACGGTCATCGATAACTCCCTGGTGTCGTGAAGCTCAGTTGCTTTTCGGATGTGACTCACAACACTAGGGAACGTACCGTTGCAACTACGTTGCGTACTGCTGATCGAACAGATCGACCCG comes from Rhodococcus oxybenzonivorans and encodes:
- a CDS encoding ethanolamine ammonia-lyase subunit EutB encodes the protein MTMYTHSIAGVGYTFDGLVDLLAKATPLRSGDELAGCAASSDAERAAAQWALADVSLTTFLDELVVPYEDDEVSRLIIDSHDRVAFGEISHLTVGGFRDWLLEVAAGKNAAEILRRVGPGLTPEMVAAVSKIMRNQDLIAVARAVHVTAGFRTTLGRPGTLGTRLQPNHPTDDPRGIAAATLDGLLLGCGDAVIGINPATDSPHATSELLHLLDDIRQRFDIPAQSCVLSHVTTTMGLIESGVPVDLVFQSIAGTQGANSSFGVDIALLRQANEAGRSLRRGTVGDNVMYLETGQGSALSAGAHLGTGGRAVDQQTLEARAYAVARDLEPLLVNTVVGFIGPEYLYDGKQIIRAGLEDHFCGKLLGLPMGVDVCYTNHAEADQDDMDTLLTLLGVAGAAFVIAVPGADDVMLGYQSLSFHDALYARQVLGLRPAPEFEDWLRRLGMVDGDGRILPVDAAASPLRALTVAS
- the eat gene encoding ethanolamine permease, translated to MSLVEPSKNSGTGDHHDGVDYHSEDSSYLEKRTLRKGSAGWVLLAGLGVSYVISGDYAGWNNGLAEGGFGGLLIAGVVIAGMYLAMVLGMAELSSALPAAGGGYTFARRALGPWGGFATGTAILIEYAIAPAAIATFIGSYVESLELFGITDGWWVYLAVYAIFIGIHLTGAGEALKAMFVITAIALVGLVIFVISAIGLFDAGNLTDIAPTDAVGASSFLPFGLFGIWAAVPFAIWFFLAVEGVPLAAEEARDPEKNVPRGIIISMLVLLVTAAAVLFLATGAMGAEGLATSGNPLVEALGDGTAAKVVNYIGLAGLVASFFSIMYAYSRQTFALSRAGYLPKTLSVTNSRKAPTLALIVPGVIGFALSLTGEGAMLLNMAVFGAAVSYVLMMISHIVLRRREPDMTRPYRTPGGIATTSFALVIAAAAVIATFLVDPVAALWTLIAFAGFMAYFGLYSRHHLVANSPDEEFAALAEAEEELG
- a CDS encoding DUF779 domain-containing protein, whose translation is MDAVRAPARLKATAGAVELLRRLGGIHGALMMHQSGGCCDGSAPMCYPDGEFIVGDRDVLLGVLDLRLGVGETLPTRPEGVDAVPVWISGSQFEAWKHTQLVLDVVPGRGSGFSVESPEGMRFLSRARAFTPEENTSLAAEDVIVGERWEQGWRPAPSAEPQVVAEAVDACPVPGARPGT
- the adh gene encoding aldehyde dehydrogenase, whose protein sequence is MTVYARPGSPDAVMSFQSRYDNWIGGQWVAPVKGQYFENPTPVTGQPFCEVARSTSEDIELALDAAHAAAPAWGKTSVAERAIILNKIADRIEENLESIALAESWDNGKPIRETLNADIPLAVDHFRYFAGAIRAQEGALSEIDNDTVAYHFHEPLGVVGQIIPWNFPILMAVWKLAPALAAGNAVVLKPAEQTPASILHLISIIGDLLPAGVVNIVNGFGVEAGKPLASSPRIRKIAFTGETTTGRLIMQYASQNLIPVTLELGGKSPNIFFSDVLSSNDDYQDKALEGFTMFALNQGEVCTCPSRSLIQEDIFDEFLAMAAIRTKAVRQGDPLDTDTMIGAQASNDQLEKILSYIEIGKGEGAKVITGGERAELGGDLSGGYYVQPTIFTGQNKMRIFQEEIFGPVVSVTSFKDYDQAIEIANDTLYGLGAGVWSRDGGVAYRAGRDIQAGRVWTNTYHQYPAHAAFGGYKQSGIGRENHLMMLEHYQQTKNLLVSYAAKAQGFF